In the genome of Cutibacterium equinum, one region contains:
- a CDS encoding ATP-binding cassette domain-containing protein — translation MKIEGVYFSYGRRNEIFRGFDCELHGGKTVLLGPNGAGKSTLFRIMAGILKPSAGRVVLPDSPGPVSPSRSQVALMPQDVPPIPGLRVDEQVAYSGWLAGLSRRDAQSRAVEVLAAVNLSDKASSRASRLSGGQLRRVGLAQALAVNPQVLLLDEPTAGLDPAQRHSFREVLKSVPSGDQVVVVSTHLVDDIEDLYDRVVVMNEGCVIFTGTPDEFINLSEPGPNRAERSYLGLVGSERT, via the coding sequence GTGAAGATCGAAGGGGTTTACTTTTCCTACGGTCGACGCAATGAGATTTTCCGTGGGTTTGACTGTGAGCTTCATGGTGGGAAAACCGTCCTTCTGGGCCCCAATGGTGCTGGGAAGTCGACGTTGTTTCGAATCATGGCAGGAATCCTTAAACCATCTGCAGGAAGGGTAGTCCTGCCTGATTCCCCGGGACCCGTGTCGCCCTCGCGGTCACAGGTCGCACTCATGCCCCAGGACGTACCACCGATACCCGGACTCCGTGTCGATGAACAGGTGGCCTATTCCGGCTGGCTGGCGGGACTGTCGCGTCGAGATGCGCAGAGTCGGGCCGTGGAGGTGCTGGCAGCGGTCAACCTCTCTGACAAGGCATCCTCGCGGGCCTCGCGCCTGTCAGGGGGACAGTTACGCCGTGTCGGTCTTGCCCAAGCTTTGGCGGTGAACCCGCAGGTTCTCCTGTTGGACGAGCCGACCGCAGGTCTCGACCCAGCTCAACGCCATTCCTTCCGAGAGGTTCTCAAGTCGGTGCCATCTGGAGACCAGGTCGTCGTCGTGTCAACCCATCTGGTCGACGACATCGAGGACCTCTACGATCGTGTGGTCGTCATGAATGAGGGCTGCGTCATCTTTACAGGAACGCCCGATGAGTTCATCAATCTTTCGGAGCCGGGTCCCAACCGTGCCGAACGTTCCTACCTTGGCCTCGTCGGATCGGAGCGGACATGA
- the mfd gene encoding transcription-repair coupling factor has product MTSGGLTSLLSREPVLSRCVEDAVTRRTPTLDVQVAPSARPAVAAVLSQGLTGSGRLPVLLVTSTFREAEESVATLKTWLHPDDVCYYPSWETLPHERLSPRTDTVGRRMEVLRRLCGTEGEMPKVVVAPVRSLLQPQVAGLGRIKPVRLAVGQEHDLTELAAELVNAAYSRVDMVERRGEFAVRGGILDVFPPVLEHPVRIDFFGDQIEEMTSFAVADQRSTDDTHQELICAPCRELILTDEVRSRAKTLLPDHPELADMLERIGDGQAVEGMEALMPALVDQMELLVDVLPEHAMVVLSDPEMVRSRAADLVRTSEEFLGAGWAAAAGGGQAPIDLAASGYRSLADVRAHCLERGMAWWSMSSFSLDAPAADVIIDDVTDDDVVTSAPHTVNPHLQAVEPWRGDVEAAVKDLTARLDDGWTVVLCAEGEGIAKRMRELFGEHQVAAKLVDEVDADITEPCVQILRLHQRHGFAAESLKLVVASTGDLVDSQDPAVSGERRMPRRRRNQIQPLELTSGDLVVHEQHGVGRYVEMVQRTVGGATREYLVIEYAPSKKGQPGDRLFVPVNSLDQVTRYVGGDAPSLDRMGGADWRKRKSRARKAVREIAAELIKLYAARQATKGHAFGPDTAWQRELEDAFAYVETPDQLTTIADVKHDMEQVVPMDRLVCGDVGYGKTEIAVRAAFKAVQDGKQVAVLVPTTLLVQQHFQTFTERYAGFPVKVAALSRFQTDAEARETLEGLKRGTVDVVVGTHRLLAKEVEFKDLGLVIVDEEQRFGVEHKEALKRMRVNVDVLAMSATPIPRTLEMAVTGIREMSTIATPPEERHPVLTFAGPYDEGQVVAAIRRELAREGQVFYIHNRVQSIEKTAAKLRELVPEARIVTAHGQMNEKQLEQIMVDFWERRADVLVCTTIVESGIDISTANTLLIDRADLMGLSQLHQLRGRVGRSRERGYAYFLYPADKPLSQTAHDRLATMAAHTDLGAGMAIAMKDLEIRGAGNLLGGEQSGHIADVGFDLYIRLVGEAVAEFRGDASGAEESEMRIELPVDANLPVDYVETERLRLEMYKRLAEVRSDEEVDAIAAELVDRYGPMPEPVQALLGVARFRLLCRRVGIHEVVPSGRNIRFSPVHLPESGVMRLKRLYPGSVVKETAGFVMVPKPTTARIGGQVLGGQQLLDWAGELVRGILQIR; this is encoded by the coding sequence GTGACTTCTGGCGGATTGACCTCCCTTTTGTCCCGCGAGCCGGTGCTCTCCCGTTGCGTCGAGGATGCTGTGACCCGACGTACCCCCACTCTTGATGTGCAGGTGGCTCCTTCTGCCCGCCCTGCGGTGGCGGCTGTGCTCAGCCAGGGGCTCACTGGTTCTGGGCGGCTGCCAGTGCTGCTGGTGACAAGCACGTTCCGGGAGGCCGAGGAGTCGGTGGCCACCCTCAAGACGTGGCTGCACCCCGATGACGTCTGTTATTACCCGTCCTGGGAGACCCTGCCTCACGAGAGGTTGAGCCCGCGCACCGACACCGTTGGTCGCCGGATGGAGGTGCTGCGTCGGTTGTGCGGCACTGAGGGCGAGATGCCGAAGGTCGTCGTCGCCCCGGTGCGATCCCTGCTCCAGCCCCAGGTGGCAGGTCTGGGACGCATCAAGCCGGTCCGCCTGGCGGTGGGGCAGGAGCACGACCTCACCGAGCTGGCGGCAGAGCTTGTCAATGCCGCCTACAGCCGGGTTGACATGGTGGAACGCCGTGGCGAATTCGCCGTGCGTGGCGGCATCCTCGACGTCTTCCCCCCGGTGCTGGAACATCCGGTGCGTATCGACTTCTTCGGTGACCAGATCGAGGAGATGACCTCCTTCGCGGTGGCCGATCAGCGGTCCACCGATGACACCCATCAGGAACTCATCTGCGCTCCGTGTCGTGAACTCATTCTCACCGACGAGGTCCGTTCCAGGGCCAAGACCCTGCTGCCCGACCATCCCGAACTGGCAGACATGCTGGAGCGGATCGGCGACGGTCAGGCAGTTGAGGGGATGGAGGCCCTCATGCCAGCCCTGGTTGATCAGATGGAGCTGCTCGTCGACGTCCTTCCCGAGCACGCCATGGTCGTTCTGTCCGATCCCGAGATGGTGCGGTCCCGAGCCGCAGACCTGGTCCGCACCTCCGAGGAGTTCCTGGGAGCGGGGTGGGCGGCTGCCGCGGGTGGTGGGCAAGCCCCCATCGACCTGGCAGCTTCCGGTTACCGCAGCCTGGCCGATGTGAGGGCCCACTGTCTCGAGCGAGGCATGGCGTGGTGGTCGATGTCCTCGTTCAGCCTCGACGCTCCTGCGGCCGACGTCATTATTGACGATGTTACTGACGATGACGTGGTCACGAGCGCCCCGCACACCGTCAACCCACATCTGCAGGCCGTCGAGCCGTGGCGCGGAGACGTCGAGGCGGCCGTCAAGGATCTCACCGCCAGGCTCGATGACGGCTGGACGGTCGTGCTGTGCGCCGAAGGTGAGGGCATCGCCAAGCGCATGAGAGAGCTGTTCGGTGAACACCAGGTCGCGGCCAAGCTGGTCGACGAGGTCGACGCCGACATCACCGAGCCATGCGTCCAAATCCTGCGGCTGCATCAGCGGCACGGGTTTGCCGCAGAATCCCTCAAACTGGTGGTGGCCTCCACCGGAGACCTCGTGGACTCCCAGGACCCAGCCGTCAGTGGCGAGCGACGGATGCCCCGACGACGGCGCAATCAGATCCAGCCACTGGAACTGACTTCCGGTGATCTCGTCGTCCATGAGCAGCACGGTGTGGGGCGATATGTGGAGATGGTGCAGCGTACCGTCGGTGGCGCCACCCGCGAGTACCTCGTCATCGAGTACGCCCCCTCCAAGAAAGGCCAGCCCGGCGACCGTCTCTTCGTCCCCGTCAACTCCTTGGACCAGGTGACCCGCTACGTCGGTGGCGACGCCCCGAGCCTGGATCGCATGGGTGGTGCTGACTGGCGTAAGCGCAAGTCCCGTGCCCGCAAGGCTGTCCGTGAGATCGCCGCCGAACTCATCAAGCTCTATGCCGCCCGACAGGCCACCAAGGGCCACGCCTTCGGTCCCGACACCGCCTGGCAGCGGGAGTTGGAGGACGCCTTCGCCTACGTCGAGACCCCTGACCAGCTCACCACCATCGCCGACGTCAAACACGACATGGAGCAGGTCGTGCCCATGGACCGTCTGGTGTGTGGAGATGTTGGTTATGGCAAGACCGAGATCGCCGTGCGGGCCGCCTTCAAGGCCGTCCAGGACGGTAAGCAGGTGGCCGTCCTCGTGCCGACGACGTTGCTGGTCCAGCAACATTTCCAGACTTTCACCGAGCGTTATGCCGGGTTCCCCGTCAAGGTGGCGGCCCTGTCGCGCTTCCAGACCGACGCCGAGGCCCGCGAGACCTTGGAAGGGCTCAAGCGCGGCACCGTTGACGTCGTGGTCGGTACCCATCGTCTGCTGGCCAAGGAGGTCGAGTTCAAGGACCTCGGCCTGGTCATCGTCGACGAGGAGCAGCGCTTCGGCGTTGAGCACAAGGAGGCCCTCAAGCGCATGAGGGTCAACGTCGACGTCCTGGCGATGAGCGCCACCCCGATCCCACGCACCTTGGAAATGGCGGTGACGGGCATCCGCGAGATGAGCACGATCGCCACGCCACCGGAGGAGCGTCACCCGGTGCTCACCTTTGCTGGCCCCTATGACGAGGGACAGGTGGTCGCGGCCATCCGTCGCGAGTTGGCTCGTGAGGGCCAGGTCTTCTACATTCACAACCGGGTGCAGTCCATCGAGAAGACGGCCGCCAAGCTGCGCGAACTCGTCCCGGAGGCGCGGATCGTCACCGCCCACGGGCAGATGAACGAGAAGCAGCTTGAGCAGATCATGGTGGACTTCTGGGAGCGCCGCGCCGACGTGCTGGTCTGCACCACCATCGTCGAGTCGGGTATCGACATTTCCACTGCCAATACCTTGCTCATTGATCGTGCTGACCTCATGGGCCTGTCCCAGCTCCACCAGTTGCGTGGCCGTGTCGGACGCTCCCGGGAGCGCGGTTACGCCTACTTCCTCTACCCGGCTGACAAGCCGCTCTCCCAGACCGCCCATGATCGCCTGGCGACGATGGCCGCTCACACCGATCTGGGAGCTGGCATGGCCATCGCCATGAAGGATCTGGAGATCCGCGGCGCAGGGAACCTGCTGGGCGGCGAGCAGTCCGGTCACATCGCCGATGTCGGATTCGACCTCTACATCCGTCTGGTGGGTGAGGCGGTCGCAGAGTTCCGCGGTGATGCCAGCGGCGCCGAAGAGTCGGAGATGCGTATCGAACTACCGGTTGATGCCAATCTTCCGGTCGACTACGTCGAGACCGAGCGGCTCCGTCTGGAGATGTACAAGAGGTTGGCCGAGGTTCGCAGCGATGAGGAGGTCGACGCCATCGCCGCCGAGCTCGTTGATCGATACGGTCCGATGCCCGAGCCGGTTCAGGCTCTTCTCGGGGTGGCGCGATTCCGCCTCCTGTGTCGCAGGGTAGGTATCCACGAGGTGGTCCCGTCTGGACGCAACATCCGGTTCTCGCCGGTCCATCTGCCGGAGTCAGGAGTCATGAGGCTCAAGAGGCTGTATCCGGGGTCAGTGGTCAAGGAGACGGCCGGGTTTGTCATGGTGCCCAAACCGACTACCGCGCGGATCGGTGGCCAGGTGCTTGGGGGACAGCAGCTCCTCGACTGGGCGGGAGAACTCGTCAGAGGTATACTGCAGATACGGTAG